The following coding sequences are from one Streptomyces sp. NBC_01232 window:
- a CDS encoding ribonuclease domain-containing protein translates to MIFRNVPRSLLRLLGALFLCVALVGAAGCGGEKPAPAAATSEGAGASAGAVPGWAKGMATVRPDGLPQQARDVLALIDKGGPYPYRQDGTVFGNFEKALPRQKRGYYHEYTVRTPGERDRGARRIVTGAGGEFFYTDDHYDTFKAVLR, encoded by the coding sequence ATGATCTTTCGGAACGTGCCCCGATCGTTGCTGCGTTTGCTGGGGGCCCTGTTCCTCTGTGTCGCGCTGGTCGGTGCGGCGGGCTGTGGCGGGGAGAAACCCGCGCCTGCCGCCGCCACCAGTGAGGGTGCCGGCGCCAGCGCCGGTGCCGTGCCCGGCTGGGCGAAGGGGATGGCCACCGTACGGCCCGACGGGCTGCCGCAGCAGGCCCGTGACGTGCTCGCACTCATCGACAAGGGCGGGCCGTATCCGTACCGGCAGGACGGCACGGTCTTCGGGAACTTCGAGAAGGCCCTGCCCAGGCAGAAACGTGGTTACTACCACGAGTACACCGTGCGGACGCCCGGTGAGCGGGACCGCGGGGCCCGGCGGATCGTGACGGGCGCGGGTGGGGAGTTCTTCTACACGGACGACCACTACGACACCTTCAAGGCGGTTCTCCGATGA
- a CDS encoding barstar family protein produces the protein MSLDPQPLAPALEAAEAAGWTTTVRLDLDGVRGKAELMRRCGGALRLPEWVGGNWDALADALRDLSWLPSTGGGRLVAVTSWREYAAARPGEWETFVEVLEEAVDFWRAEVGGGGPELAVVLAEGGAGPGAGSAAGAPPPAPRLKHRRG, from the coding sequence ATGAGTCTGGACCCGCAGCCGCTCGCCCCTGCGCTCGAAGCGGCCGAGGCCGCGGGCTGGACGACGACCGTACGGCTGGACCTGGACGGGGTACGCGGCAAGGCCGAGCTGATGCGGCGGTGCGGGGGTGCCTTGCGGCTGCCGGAGTGGGTCGGCGGGAACTGGGACGCGCTGGCCGATGCGCTGCGGGACCTGTCGTGGCTGCCGTCGACCGGTGGGGGGCGGCTGGTGGCGGTGACGTCGTGGCGTGAGTATGCCGCTGCGCGGCCGGGCGAGTGGGAGACGTTCGTGGAGGTGCTGGAGGAGGCCGTGGACTTCTGGCGGGCCGAGGTGGGCGGCGGCGGGCCGGAGCTGGCGGTGGTGCTGGCCGAGGGTGGGGCCGGGCCCGGGGCCGGGTCTGCTGCGGGTGCTCCGCCCCCGGCCCCCCGCCTCAAGCACCGGCGGGGCTGA
- a CDS encoding antibiotic biosynthesis monooxygenase family protein — MTTTVEYIRYRIAWDDQSAFEDAYARAAESLAASPECIDYELARCEEEKELYILRIRWTSIEDHLGGFRKGAQFPAFFHAIRPYVTAIEEMQHYLVTGVAGTGKASGDR; from the coding sequence ATGACCACCACCGTCGAATACATCCGCTACCGGATCGCATGGGACGACCAGTCGGCCTTCGAGGACGCGTACGCCCGGGCGGCCGAGTCGCTGGCCGCTTCGCCCGAGTGCATCGACTACGAACTGGCCCGCTGCGAGGAGGAGAAGGAGCTCTACATCCTCCGGATCCGCTGGACCTCGATCGAGGACCACCTGGGCGGGTTCCGCAAAGGCGCGCAGTTCCCGGCCTTCTTCCACGCGATCCGTCCGTACGTGACGGCCATCGAGGAGATGCAGCACTACCTCGTGACGGGCGTCGCCGGCACGGGAAAGGCTTCCGGAGACAGATGA
- a CDS encoding group II truncated hemoglobin, with product MSSTPTIYEWMGGAEAMNRLTDAFYAHAMQDEILAPVFAGMDAGHPRHVAVWLSEVFGGPAEYTAHHGGHRHMATKHLGRAITEKQRRRWVDLLMDTADEVGLPTDPEFRGVFAYYIEWGTRMALIYSGPNPPPVDAADIPVWSWGQTPPWIPKD from the coding sequence ATGAGCAGCACACCCACCATCTACGAGTGGATGGGCGGGGCGGAGGCGATGAACCGCCTCACGGACGCCTTCTACGCCCACGCCATGCAGGACGAGATCCTGGCCCCTGTCTTCGCCGGCATGGACGCGGGCCACCCGCGGCACGTCGCGGTCTGGCTGTCGGAGGTCTTCGGCGGCCCTGCGGAATACACGGCCCACCACGGCGGCCACCGGCACATGGCCACCAAGCACCTGGGCCGGGCGATCACCGAGAAGCAGCGCCGCCGCTGGGTGGACCTGCTGATGGACACGGCCGACGAGGTCGGCCTCCCGACGGACCCGGAGTTCCGCGGAGTGTTCGCCTACTACATCGAGTGGGGCACCCGCATGGCCCTGATCTACTCGGGCCCCAACCCGCCCCCGGTCGACGCGGCCGACATCCCGGTCTGGTCCTGGGGCCAGACCCCACCCTGGATCCCGAAGGACTGA